TACGCCTCTGGACTACACGGGACCTTCGATATCTAGTTCCGCCGGAACTGGGTAAGCTCTCCCGACTCCGCATTCTGGCGCTTCAATTCAACGCCCTGACCGGCCCGATCCCACCCGAGCTGGGCAACCTCTCCAGCCTCGAGTTCATGTGGCTCAATTCCAATCGCCTCACGGGTGAGATCCCCGGACGCCTCGGAGACTTGGCGCAACTCGTTCAGCTTCGGCTCGAGGACAACGACCTCACGGGTGCGATCCCCCCGGACCTGGGTCGGCTCCAGTCGCTGGAGCGACTGCTTCTGCACGGGAACGCTCTGAGCGGGTCCGTCCCCGGCACCCTGGGCAATCTGGCCCGTCTCCAGGTCCTCTCGCTGTCGCACAACGCCTTGGCCGGTCCCCTGCCGGCGGAGCTGTCCGGTCTCGTCGAACTGCGGGAACTGAGGCTGAACGCCAACCCCACCCTCTCCGGCTTCCTTCCGGCCGGGTTCGCGAATCTCGGGAACCTCACCACGTTTCTCGCCGAGGGAACGTCCCTGTGCGCTCCGGCGGACCCGGACTTTCTGGCCTGGCTCGGCACGGTCGCGAACCATCGCGTCGCCCGTTGCCGCAACGACCTCCCCGCCGCATACCTCGTGCAGGCGGTGCAATCCCTCGATTTCCCGGTTCCCCTGATCGCCAACCGCCCGGCGCTGCTCCGCGCATTCCTTACCGCTCCCGACGACGAATCGCTGGGTTTCCCACCCGTGCGCGCGAGGTTCTACCTGGGCGGAGAGGAGGTCCACGCCGTGGACATTCCAGCCCCGCGCGCGGCACGGTGCCGGCGCAGGTGGAGGAGGGAAGCCTCCGTACGTCGGCAAATGCCGAAGTTCCAGCCGACGTGTTGCAGCCGGGCCTCGAACTCGTCATCGAGGTCGACCCCGGCAATACGCTCGGCGCCGAGGTCGGCATAACGAGACGTATCCCGGAGAGCGGCCGCCAGCCGGTCGACGTCAGAACCGTACCCCCGCTTCACCTGACATATCTGCCGGTCCTCCGGCCGGGGCAATCCGAAAGCGGGTTCCTGGCGCGCATCGCGAGGTTTACGGTGGACGATCCCATGTTTTGGCCGACTCGGTCCTGGTTGCCAGTCGGGGAGTTTACGCTGGACGTCCGCGAGACCTTCTTCACTTCCGCAGCCAACGGCTCGGAGCTCCTTCGCGAAATCGAGGCCACTCGAGTGATGGAAGGCGGACCGGGATACTACATGGGGGGGCTACCCTCATCTCTCACGATCGATTTCGGGTTCGGCGGTCTGGCGTTCCGTCCCGGCCGGAGCAGTCTGGCCCACCTCGACTCCACGACCGTAGCGCACGAACTGGGGCACAATATGAGCCTCCGGCATGCCCCCTGCGGTGGCGCAGACCAGACGGACCCGGATTTTCCGGATCGGGCCGGCAGGATCGGCGCCTGGGGGTTCGACCCCTCCAGCAATGAGCTCGTTCCTCCCGAGACCGCGGACGTGATGGGCAACTGCCGTCCGCGCTGGATCAGCACGTACCACCTGAAGACGACCCTCGAACGGCGCCTCAACGAGGAGGCGTCCGCGGCCTTCGCGCCGGCGCCGGGCACCGACCGGACCCTGCTGGTGTGGGGCGGCGTCGACGCGGCGGGCGTCCCGTTCCTCGACCCGGCGTTCGTCGTCGACGCTCCGGTGGCGCTTCCCGGTTCGGGAGGTCCCTACACCTTGAGGGGTCGGACCGCCGGCGGTGCGGAGCTGTTCTCGGTCGACTTCGACCTGCCCGAGGTGGCGCACGGCGACGGAGGATCGGTATTCGCCTTCGCCCTCCCGGCTTCACCCGCTTGGGCAGACCAATTGGAGGCGATTGAACTCTCCGCGCCCGGAGGGGTCGCGACCCTCGACCAGGCCGGCAGCTCGCCCACGGCGCTCCTTCGCGACGCTCGGACGGGCCGGATACGGGGGATCCTGCGTGACCTCGCGAACGGAGGCGATCGCCTCGGGATCCTTGCCGGGGCGGCGGCAGACCCTGGCCGGATTGCATCGATGCTGAGTGACGTCGCTGACCTCGAAGTGCTGGTCTCCCGAGGTCTTCCTTCGGCGGACCAGTGGTGACCTCCATGACTCCACGAGAAACCTCCATGACTCCACGAGAAACCTCCATGACTCCACGAGAAGCTACGATCCTGGCGGCCCTTGTCGTCCTCCTGGGCGTGTCTGTCGCCACGTGCGGTGGCGAACCGACCGCACCGCCCGGTCCGCCGCCGCCTCCGCCGAACCGAGCTCCGGTGGCAGTTGGAACCGTGCCGGCGCTCGAACTCGCCGTGGGTGATTCGGCCACGTTCAACTTGGATGACTACTTCAGCGATCCCGATGGTGACGCCCTGACGTACACACCGGGGACGTCCTCGGAGTCGGTCGCCGCCGCGTCGGTGTCGGGCGGCACGCTGACCGTGCGGACCGTGGCGAAGGGACAGGCGACGATCAGCGTCACCGCCACCGATCCCGGCGGGCTGACCGCCGATCAGGGCTTCGCGGTCGTCGTTCCCAACCGCGCGCCCATCGTGACGGACACGATACCCCCGCAGCGCCTGACGGTCGGAGAGGAGCCCGCATGGACCGGCACCGACTACTTCACCGATCCGGACGGCGACGCTCTGACCTATGCGATCGGCACGACGGATTCGTCCGTCGCGCTCGCCGCGGTAACCGGAGACGAATTCGCGATTCTCGCCGTCACCCCCGGGACTGCGACGGTGACGGTAACCGCGACCGATGCCGATGGCCTGAACGCCAGCCAGAGCGTTGCGGTGACCTCCGAGGCCCAGCTTCCGGTCGCCATTTCGGATGTCGAACCAAGTGTCCTGCTCGAGGGTGCGAACGCGACGATCACGGGCTCCGGCTTCTCGCGGTTCCCGGAGTACAATTCGGTTTCGATCGATGGCCAGCCCGCCACCGTGACCGCCGCGAGTCGGACCAGCCTGTCCGTGATCGTTCCGCGGAGCGACTGCCAGCCCGCCCGGCGAGCCCCTTTGAGCGTGACCGTGCTGGGCCTCAGCGAAACGCGCATCGTTGGCGTGACGCCCCGTACTCCGGAGGACCTCGCCCTGCCGCTGGGCTCCTATCGCTACACACATGGCGGCAACGGGTGCGTCCACCTGCCCGGAGATGCTTCCGGCGGGGAGTACATCATCGGCGTCGTTTCCACCTCGGAGACGCCGTCCTCGCTCACGCCGGTCCACATGACGAGCGTCCCCGGGGATGCGGCGGTTCTGGATGCCGCATGGGCCACGGTCGCGTTCCGGCCGCTTCCCCGCGCGGAGGGGGTGGCCGAAGCGTCTGCGGCAACGGTTCCACCGCCACCCCCGGCATCCGCTGGCGCGTCGGTGGCTCTCGGCCAGGAGGCGGCAGGGCCGAGGCTTGATCGGGCGCGGCACAACGAGATCATGGCGGCGAACGCGGCGCTGATCCGGCGGCTGGGCCCGCCTTCATCTCCGATGGCGGGCGCACGACAGTCCCGCACCCTGCTCGCGAACGACACCCTGACTTTGTTCGGGGATGCGGAGTTCGTGGGCGGCTGCTCGTCCCGCGGCCAGGTCCGCGCCGTAGTCCGGTTCAGCGGCGAGAACGCCTTGTGGCTCGAAGACATCGACAACCCGGCCGACCGGTTCACGGAGTCCGAACTTGCCGAACTGGACGCTCTATATGCCACCCACATCAAGCCGGTTCACGACGATTACTATGGCGGTCTCTCCGATGTGGACAGGAACCGCCGGGTGCTCGTCCTGATGACCAAGGAAGTGAACCTGAGCGACGGCGACGACACCTTTGTCGGCGGCTGGACCTGGTTTGGAGACCTTTACCCGGTGGACCAATGCGGAACCAGCAATCATGCCGAGATCCTCTTCGGTCGCGTTCCCGACCCCGAAGGAGTCTTCGGGCACCCCTGGACCAGGGAAGAGGCGCTGGACTTTTACCCACCGCTGTTGACGCACGAGATGACGCACCTGGTGCAGGCACGAGCCGAGGTGTTCGACGGGGCCGGGTATTCCAATTGGGAGGTGGAGGGTGGCGCCACCCTCTCGGAGCACCTCGTGGCGGATCGGGTGTTCGGGCACGGGATCGGCCAGAATCTGGGCAGCGCGGCCTTCCAGCGTGGACTGGACTGGTACCTGGAATGGGCGAGCGGGATGGGACACTTCTTTGGATGGGATTCGGATGACCCCGACGGCCTCCGCCGCGTCCCGGACGCGCCCGAGCAATGCAGCTGGATGGGTTTCGCGTACGAGGGCAATAATGGGCCGTGCAAGGGATCCAACAGGGCAGTGTACGATGTTCCGTCGATGGTGCTCCGATACGCCATGGACCGCTGGGGGGGCGAGTACCCGGGCGGAGAACAGGCCCTGTCGCGTCGGCTAAACCAGTCGGCGGCCTCCGGGCTCGCCGCGCTGGAGGACGTCAGTGCCTGGCGATCCGAGCGAATCCTGGTCGACTTCTACATTACTCTCTGGCTGGACCTGAACGGCTGGGAAGCCCACGGCATGACGACCTGGGATCTCGCCGACGTCTGGAGCCAATTCAGCGAGGGCGCCCAGCTTCGCCCCCACATGTCCAGAACCGCCTCGTTTCACGGCGACTGGAGCGTTCGCGCCGGCTCGACCTTCTACCTTCACTGGAGCCCCCCCGGCG
The Candidatus Palauibacter scopulicola DNA segment above includes these coding regions:
- a CDS encoding IPT/TIG domain-containing protein, which gives rise to MAVGTVPALELAVGDSATFNLDDYFSDPDGDALTYTPGTSSESVAAASVSGGTLTVRTVAKGQATISVTATDPGGLTADQGFAVVVPNRAPIVTDTIPPQRLTVGEEPAWTGTDYFTDPDGDALTYAIGTTDSSVALAAVTGDEFAILAVTPGTATVTVTATDADGLNASQSVAVTSEAQLPVAISDVEPSVLLEGANATITGSGFSRFPEYNSVSIDGQPATVTAASRTSLSVIVPRSDCQPARRAPLSVTVLGLSETRIVGVTPRTPEDLALPLGSYRYTHGGNGCVHLPGDASGGEYIIGVVSTSETPSSLTPVHMTSVPGDAAVLDAAWATVAFRPLPRAEGVAEASAATVPPPPPASAGASVALGQEAAGPRLDRARHNEIMAANAALIRRLGPPSSPMAGARQSRTLLANDTLTLFGDAEFVGGCSSRGQVRAVVRFSGENALWLEDIDNPADRFTESELAELDALYATHIKPVHDDYYGGLSDVDRNRRVLVLMTKEVNLSDGDDTFVGGWTWFGDLYPVDQCGTSNHAEILFGRVPDPEGVFGHPWTREEALDFYPPLLTHEMTHLVQARAEVFDGAGYSNWEVEGGATLSEHLVADRVFGHGIGQNLGSAAFQRGLDWYLEWASGMGHFFGWDSDDPDGLRRVPDAPEQCSWMGFAYEGNNGPCKGSNRAVYDVPSMVLRYAMDRWGGEYPGGEQALSRRLNQSAASGLAALEDVSAWRSERILVDFYITLWLDLNGWEAHGMTTWDLADVWSQFSEGAQLRPHMSRTASFHGDWSVRAGSTFYLHWSPPGERGPTSLKVTSPGDASLPGHMSVWALRIR
- a CDS encoding M66 family metalloprotease, whose amino-acid sequence is MEGGPGYYMGGLPSSLTIDFGFGGLAFRPGRSSLAHLDSTTVAHELGHNMSLRHAPCGGADQTDPDFPDRAGRIGAWGFDPSSNELVPPETADVMGNCRPRWISTYHLKTTLERRLNEEASAAFAPAPGTDRTLLVWGGVDAAGVPFLDPAFVVDAPVALPGSGGPYTLRGRTAGGAELFSVDFDLPEVAHGDGGSVFAFALPASPAWADQLEAIELSAPGGVATLDQAGSSPTALLRDARTGRIRGILRDLANGGDRLGILAGAAADPGRIASMLSDVADLEVLVSRGLPSADQW